The Hyphomicrobium sp. MC1 genome window below encodes:
- the surE gene encoding 5'/3'-nucleotidase SurE → MRILITNDDGINAHGLEILKAIALGISPDVWTVAPETNQSGTAHSMTLHTPLRLRKLDERTHAITGTPTDCVIMAVRHILLDQPPDLILSGVNHGSNLAEDVTYSGTVAAAMEGAILGIPSIALSLMMGFEEGARRALWDTPLAHAPSLIRKLLDEKWDLKTLININFPDAAPDEIKGVAVTSQGVRDQGLLDIDSRIDPWGTPYFWFGFERRMSTLVPGTDIAAIAEGKISVTPLSIDLTEYRALDALKGKLA, encoded by the coding sequence ATGCGCATCCTCATCACCAACGACGACGGCATCAACGCTCACGGGCTTGAAATTCTAAAAGCGATCGCGCTGGGAATTTCGCCCGATGTCTGGACGGTTGCGCCGGAGACAAATCAATCCGGCACGGCGCACTCGATGACGCTGCATACACCGCTGCGTCTGCGCAAACTTGACGAGCGCACGCACGCAATCACCGGTACGCCGACCGACTGCGTGATCATGGCCGTTCGCCATATCTTGCTCGATCAGCCGCCGGATCTCATTCTGTCCGGCGTCAATCACGGCTCGAATCTCGCCGAGGATGTGACCTATTCGGGCACTGTTGCTGCTGCGATGGAAGGTGCCATTCTTGGCATTCCCTCGATCGCACTGTCGCTGATGATGGGCTTCGAAGAAGGCGCCCGCCGCGCGCTATGGGATACGCCGCTTGCTCACGCGCCGTCGCTGATCCGGAAGCTTCTTGATGAAAAGTGGGATCTAAAGACGCTCATCAATATCAACTTTCCGGACGCTGCTCCCGATGAAATCAAGGGCGTGGCCGTTACTTCGCAGGGCGTACGCGATCAGGGGCTGCTCGATATCGACAGCCGGATAGACCCCTGGGGCACGCCGTACTTCTGGTTCGGTTTCGAGCGCCGCATGTCGACGCTCGTTCCCGGAACTGATATTGCCGCGATTGCCGAAGGCAAAATTTCCGTCACACCGCTGAGCATTGATCTCACCGAATATCGTGCGTTGGACGCGCTGAAGGGCAAGCTGGCCTAA
- the serS gene encoding serine--tRNA ligase, whose product MFDIKWIRDNAETFDEGLRRRGLEPQAGRIIALDDKRRALLTSLQEAQSQRNAASKEIGKAKAAKDDATASRLMAEVAALKDTIASGEEEERVLDAEIRDVLSVIPNTPRADVPYGTDETGNVEVRKVGTPSTFDFAPKQHFEIGEALGLMDFEAAQKISGARFVVLKGALARLERAIASFMLDLHTGEFGYTEVNPPLLVKDQAAYGTGNLPKFAEDLFKTTNDFWLIPTAEVSLTNLVREQILDEAQLPMRMTAWTPCFRSEAGAAGRDTRGMIRQHQFSKVELVSVVTPETALEEHERMTSCAEEVLKRLGLPFRTMLLCTGDMGFASQKTYDIEVWLPGQNAYREISSCSVCGDFQARRMDARYRPKDGGKPVYPNTLNGSGLAVGRTLIAVLENYQQADGTVVIPDALLPYMGGLAQIQKA is encoded by the coding sequence GTGTTCGACATCAAGTGGATCAGAGATAACGCCGAGACTTTCGATGAGGGTCTGCGTCGCCGTGGACTCGAACCGCAAGCCGGGCGCATCATTGCGCTCGACGATAAGCGCCGCGCACTGCTGACATCGCTCCAGGAAGCACAGTCGCAGCGCAACGCCGCCTCCAAGGAAATCGGTAAGGCGAAAGCCGCCAAGGACGATGCCACAGCCTCGCGGTTGATGGCAGAGGTCGCCGCGCTTAAGGATACGATCGCCAGCGGTGAAGAAGAAGAACGCGTTCTCGATGCTGAGATCCGCGATGTCCTCTCCGTTATTCCCAATACACCGCGCGCTGACGTTCCCTACGGCACGGACGAAACGGGCAATGTCGAAGTTCGCAAGGTCGGCACGCCCAGCACGTTCGATTTCGCGCCGAAGCAGCACTTCGAAATCGGCGAGGCGCTGGGCCTCATGGACTTCGAAGCCGCGCAGAAAATTTCCGGCGCGCGTTTCGTCGTACTGAAGGGCGCGCTCGCGCGATTGGAGCGCGCCATCGCGAGCTTCATGCTCGATCTGCACACGGGCGAATTCGGCTACACTGAAGTCAATCCGCCGCTGCTCGTGAAAGACCAGGCCGCCTACGGCACCGGCAACCTGCCGAAGTTCGCCGAGGATCTGTTCAAGACCACTAACGACTTCTGGCTTATTCCAACCGCCGAAGTCTCGCTGACGAACCTCGTGCGCGAGCAGATCCTCGATGAGGCACAACTGCCGATGCGCATGACGGCATGGACGCCATGCTTCCGTTCTGAAGCCGGCGCCGCTGGTCGCGATACGCGCGGCATGATCCGCCAGCATCAGTTCTCGAAAGTCGAGCTTGTCTCCGTCGTCACGCCCGAGACGGCGCTCGAAGAACATGAGCGCATGACATCATGCGCCGAAGAAGTTCTGAAGCGCCTCGGCCTGCCGTTCCGCACGATGCTTCTGTGCACGGGCGACATGGGCTTTGCCTCGCAGAAGACGTATGACATCGAAGTCTGGTTGCCGGGACAGAACGCCTATCGTGAAATTTCTTCGTGCTCTGTCTGCGGTGATTTCCAGGCCCGGCGTATGGACGCGCGCTATCGACCGAAAGACGGCGGCAAGCCCGTCTACCCAAACACGCTGAACGGTTCGGGTCTCGCGGTCGGCCGCACGCTGATCGCCGTGCTCGAAAACTACCAGCAGGCCGATGGCACCGTTGTCATTCCCGATGCACTTCTCCCCTATATGGGCGGATTGGCGCAGATCCAGAAAGCGTAG
- the tatC gene encoding twin-arginine translocase subunit TatC: MQERLPTSGSETEALRDGQDEIDASKAPLLDHLIELRQRLIYALGAFVVMFFICFSVAGHIYNVLVWPYMWASGNDHVKLIATHFLEQIMTQVKLAMFGAAFLSFPVIATQVYKFVAPGLYKNERRAFLPYLIATPVLFLLGAMMVYFVAMPVIIKFSIGLTHTSGPGTPEIELLPKVSEYLSLIMTLIFGFGLVFQLPVVLTLLARTGIVTSQALAAGRRYAIVGIFAAAALLTPPDALSMCIMAFPTIGLYEASILAVRFVERQQAKAKSDA; encoded by the coding sequence ATGCAGGAACGGCTGCCGACATCCGGCTCCGAGACCGAAGCGCTGCGCGACGGTCAGGATGAGATCGACGCCAGCAAAGCGCCGCTGCTCGATCATCTGATCGAACTGCGCCAGCGTCTGATCTACGCGCTCGGCGCCTTCGTCGTAATGTTCTTCATCTGCTTCTCAGTCGCAGGCCACATCTACAACGTGCTCGTCTGGCCCTACATGTGGGCGTCCGGCAACGATCACGTAAAGCTCATCGCGACGCACTTCCTCGAACAGATCATGACGCAGGTGAAGCTCGCCATGTTCGGCGCGGCGTTCCTGTCGTTTCCCGTCATCGCCACACAGGTCTACAAGTTCGTCGCTCCCGGACTCTACAAGAACGAGCGCCGCGCCTTCCTGCCGTATCTCATCGCAACCCCGGTGCTGTTTCTGCTTGGCGCGATGATGGTCTACTTCGTCGCGATGCCGGTCATCATCAAGTTCTCGATCGGCCTGACGCACACATCCGGGCCGGGCACGCCCGAGATCGAATTGCTTCCGAAAGTCTCCGAATATCTGTCGCTCATCATGACGCTGATTTTCGGCTTCGGGTTGGTGTTCCAGCTGCCGGTTGTCTTAACCCTGTTGGCGCGCACCGGCATCGTCACGTCTCAGGCTCTTGCAGCCGGACGGCGCTACGCAATCGTCGGGATCTTCGCAGCGGCCGCGCTGCTGACACCGCCCGACGCGCTCAGCATGTGCATCATGGCTTTTCCGACGATCGGGCTTTACGAAGCTTCAATCCTCGCCGTGCGCTTCGTCGAGAGGCAGCAGGCCAAGGCCAAATCCGACGCATAG
- the tatB gene encoding Sec-independent protein translocase protein TatB gives MFDISWSELLILGIVTLVFVGPKELPVFLRTLGRYAGMVRRHANDFKAQFDAAMREAELDSMRKEVEQMQSSINSEVMKAKSTINDAASAAKIEAPAAPMSASAAAPAIQPDTTAPQMTPLPLPPMPASPSEMAAAEARQAAVKAES, from the coding sequence ATGTTTGACATCAGCTGGAGCGAGCTTCTGATCCTCGGGATCGTGACGCTTGTTTTCGTTGGTCCCAAGGAATTGCCGGTCTTCCTGCGCACCCTCGGCCGCTACGCCGGGATGGTGCGCCGGCACGCGAACGACTTCAAAGCTCAGTTCGACGCCGCGATGCGTGAAGCTGAGCTTGATTCGATGCGCAAGGAAGTCGAGCAAATGCAAAGCTCGATCAATTCCGAAGTCATGAAGGCCAAGAGCACGATCAACGATGCGGCGTCCGCCGCCAAGATCGAAGCGCCAGCCGCGCCTATGTCGGCCAGCGCCGCAGCTCCTGCCATTCAGCCCGACACCACTGCTCCGCAGATGACTCCCCTCCCATTGCCGCCGATGCCCGCGTCGCCCTCTGAGATGGCTGCGGCAGAAGCACGGCAAGCCGCCGTAAAAGCGGAGTCCTGA
- a CDS encoding twin-arginine translocase TatA/TatE family subunit: MGFSAQHILLLLIIALLLFGRGKISELMGDVAKGIKSFKKGMAEDDEPKPMPRTIENEATNPDRSKVG; the protein is encoded by the coding sequence ATGGGTTTCAGCGCGCAACACATTCTTCTGCTCTTGATCATTGCCCTGCTGCTGTTCGGCCGCGGCAAGATTTCCGAGTTGATGGGCGACGTTGCCAAGGGCATCAAGAGCTTCAAGAAGGGCATGGCCGAGGACGATGAGCCTAAGCCCATGCCGCGGACGATCGAAAACGAAGCAACCAATCCGGACCGTTCGAAGGTCGGGTGA
- the scpB gene encoding SMC-Scp complex subunit ScpB, whose protein sequence is MVPPRLTLVSDNTREKKETPASGASPETRADAPPAALSDPEKVDAPEVQSRNREKLRRLEAMLFAASEPLDVKALMRGLDGDDDVNALLTELQAEYRDRGVNLVRVAGRWQFRTADDLSFLLERQQKDERKLSKAALETLAIVAYHQPVTRAEIEEIRGVSTSPGTLDVLMETGWIRPRGRRRAPGRPLTYGTTEEFLVHFGMDSIKDLPGLADLKASGLLDANLPPGFTVPSPTDVAALMPDELPLTDDGDEEEEQEELALDEADEPEADDETAAEAPDDGEK, encoded by the coding sequence ATGGTTCCGCCGAGACTGACATTGGTGTCGGACAATACCCGCGAGAAGAAAGAAACGCCCGCGAGCGGCGCCTCGCCAGAGACGCGCGCCGACGCTCCGCCTGCCGCATTGAGCGATCCGGAGAAGGTGGACGCGCCGGAGGTCCAAAGCCGCAATCGCGAAAAGCTTCGCCGTCTCGAAGCCATGCTGTTTGCAGCTTCCGAACCTCTCGATGTCAAAGCACTCATGCGTGGCCTCGACGGTGATGACGACGTCAACGCGCTGCTGACCGAATTGCAGGCCGAATACCGCGATCGCGGCGTCAATCTCGTGCGCGTCGCCGGGCGCTGGCAGTTCCGCACGGCCGACGATCTTTCCTTTCTGCTCGAACGCCAGCAGAAGGACGAGCGCAAGCTTTCCAAGGCCGCGCTCGAAACGCTGGCGATCGTCGCCTACCACCAGCCTGTGACGCGCGCCGAGATTGAGGAAATCCGCGGCGTCTCGACGTCGCCTGGAACGCTCGACGTGCTGATGGAGACGGGCTGGATTCGGCCGCGTGGTCGCCGCCGCGCTCCTGGCCGTCCGCTGACTTATGGAACGACTGAGGAGTTCCTGGTCCACTTCGGCATGGACAGCATCAAGGACCTACCCGGTCTTGCCGATCTCAAGGCATCGGGCCTTCTCGATGCCAACCTGCCGCCGGGCTTCACGGTCCCGTCACCAACCGACGTTGCTGCCCTGATGCCGGATGAGCTTCCGTTGACCGACGATGGCGACGAGGAGGAGGAGCAGGAAGAACTCGCGCTCGACGAGGCAGACGAGCCGGAAGCCGACGACGAGACCGCGGCCGAAGCGCCGGACGACGGCGAAAAGTAA
- a CDS encoding ScpA family protein, giving the protein MDEMAAEGEGEAPEWEASGLDDMPAAGEAFVVDIDGFEGPLDLLLALARTQKVDLAKVSILALVEQYLGFIAEAQRLRLEIAADYLVMAAWLAYLKSRLLLPKEKDSADTATAEELAQKLSFRLMRLNAMRDKAAVLMTRRRLDRDVFARGLPEHIKVTRDTTYTAAVYDLLKAYSDQRKRTIRVVHVVKARRVWSIKEARLRLEKLVGATEGHWAQLDLFFEQYLPKNEEERSALASSFGATLEMAREGLIELRQDEPFAPIYMRKREEGAQWEKIG; this is encoded by the coding sequence ATGGACGAGATGGCAGCCGAGGGCGAAGGAGAGGCTCCCGAATGGGAGGCTTCCGGCCTGGATGACATGCCGGCTGCAGGCGAAGCCTTCGTCGTCGATATCGACGGTTTCGAAGGCCCGCTCGATTTGCTGCTCGCACTGGCGCGGACGCAAAAGGTCGACCTCGCGAAGGTTTCGATCCTGGCGCTGGTCGAGCAATATCTTGGCTTCATCGCTGAGGCGCAACGCCTGAGACTAGAAATCGCCGCCGATTATCTCGTCATGGCGGCGTGGCTGGCCTACCTCAAATCCCGACTTCTGCTGCCCAAGGAAAAAGACAGCGCCGATACGGCGACGGCCGAAGAACTGGCGCAGAAGCTGTCCTTCCGTCTCATGCGCCTCAACGCTATGCGCGACAAGGCCGCCGTGCTGATGACGCGCCGCCGGCTCGATCGTGATGTCTTTGCACGCGGCCTGCCCGAGCACATCAAGGTCACGCGCGATACGACCTACACGGCCGCTGTCTACGATCTGTTGAAGGCGTATTCCGACCAGCGAAAGCGCACCATTCGCGTCGTTCACGTCGTGAAAGCGCGCCGCGTGTGGTCGATCAAGGAAGCGCGCCTGAGGCTCGAAAAGCTGGTTGGCGCCACCGAGGGCCACTGGGCTCAGCTCGATCTCTTTTTTGAGCAATACCTGCCGAAGAACGAGGAGGAACGCTCTGCACTCGCGAGTTCCTTCGGCGCGACGCTGGAAATGGCCCGGGAAGGGTTAATCGAGCTTCGCCAGGACGAGCCGTTCGCGCCGATTTACATGCGCAAGCGCGAGGAAGGCGCTCAGTGGGAAAAGATCGGCTAA